The following DNA comes from Tautonia marina.
AGTAGTGCGCTTCGAGGTTCTGCCGCGTGACCCCGTCGCGATCGGTCACCCCTGCCTGGACGGCCATGATCTTCGACCGAACAATGATGTTCGGATTGACCTTTCGAAACGTCATGCCGATCAATTCGATCAGCCCAATGTTGGCGTTGGTCGTTTTGGATTGGATCCAGAGGTTGAAGTACTTGGCAAACAGAATGAAGGCAAACAAACTGATAATCGAGACAAAGAGCACGAGAAACACGAGCAGAACGAAGGTATTATTCCCGTCCTGCTGGGCGATCAAGGGAGCGAACATCGGCGACTTCCTGAGGTTGAGCCCTGGTTGGGACGAACCGGCAGCATGGAGAAGACTCTCGCTATAGGGTGTGGACGAATCGACCTGATTTTCAAGATGCTTCTCTCCTCGGCCCCAGGAACGTCATGAGTGTGTGATCGTCCCGATCCCCACGATGCACAGATTCCCAGACCGTTCCTCTCGGGAGGTTTTTTTTGTACGGTCTTCAGCCACGAATCGCTCCCCTCTGAGCCGGTGTTCCCCGCGTGGCTGGGAGACACCCCGAACCTCACCAAAGTCGTAATAGCGTTCAGATATTGACCTTACGCTCGATTCATTCTAGACTTCGAACAGACTGTTGGGATCATTGCCAGGATCGGATGAACGCCATGGCCGAGTCGGATGACCTCCCGTTGGACCTGATCGCCGTCGGAGCGCACCCCGACGATCTTGAAATTGCCTGTGGAGGGACCCTGGCTCGGCTCTCTGACCTGGGCTACCGCGTGGGGATGGTCGATCTGACCGACGGGGAACCGACGCCAGGATCTGCGGGGCCTGATGTCCGGGCTCGTGAAGCGGAGCGCGCAGCGAAGATCCTGGGTGTTGCGGTTCGGGTCGGATTGAACCTTCCCAACCGTCGCCTCTTTGACGGGTTCGAGCAACGGATCGCCCTGGCGAAGGTCTTCCGACGCTACCGACCGCGGGTCGTTCTTGGATTTGGAGGGAAGACGATTCTTGCCTCTCCGGACCACTATCAGGCCATGCTCATGACCGATGCGGCGGTTTTCTATAGTCGCTTGTCGAAATGGGACGAATATTTCGACGGACTGCCGCCCCACACGATCACGAACCAGTTGAGTTTTCCGATCGCGCTTCATCGCCTGGATGCCCCGGATTCTTCCGGGTACATTGTTGCGGACATTGGCGAGACCCTCGACCGGAAGCTTGACGCGATCAGGGCCTACGAAACGCAGTTTCCCCCCTCGAAAGCGCGGCTCTTTCAGACCGTCGAG
Coding sequences within:
- a CDS encoding PIG-L family deacetylase, translated to MAESDDLPLDLIAVGAHPDDLEIACGGTLARLSDLGYRVGMVDLTDGEPTPGSAGPDVRAREAERAAKILGVAVRVGLNLPNRRLFDGFEQRIALAKVFRRYRPRVVLGFGGKTILASPDHYQAMLMTDAAVFYSRLSKWDEYFDGLPPHTITNQLSFPIALHRLDAPDSSGYIVADIGETLDRKLDAIRAYETQFPPSKARLFQTVEAMNRYFGLTAGFEAGELFMHYRTFGVDDLMRWAAPAPAEQRPAHRSG